Below is a window of Populus trichocarpa isolate Nisqually-1 chromosome 3, P.trichocarpa_v4.1, whole genome shotgun sequence DNA.
ACCCACCCTTCAAACTCTCTCccgtctttctttctctcttctcctccacCACCCATTTGTTATACTCTTTTTTCCTGTCcaaattctcttcttcttaGCCAAAACCTTCTTGTTTCCTCTACAACCACTGTGGAAAGTGTTTAAGCTCAGTGTCATCAAATTAGACAAGTTCATTCTTGATGGTATCTTGTCTTCATATTCTTTAAGCCATTTCTATTTCTAGAGctagaaaagaaataaacaggGTTTCCAACTAGCTGCCATGCTCAatcattttcttgtattttaggGAGTGTTTGAGTgttgactctctctctctctctctctctctctctcccactGACTTTCATGAATAGGGAAGGATATgtgtggagagagaaagaggttaTTTTGATCATATTGGTTTTGCCAGTTCCTGAGTCTACACTGTTACTGAATTATTctgcttctttccttttcttctaagtTGACCATAGAAGTGAAAGTGAGATGGGTATTCATGAAGGTCTAGCTAGGTGGTTAATGAAACGTCTGTTGCtttgagcttttttttatcaaaagattGGCCACTGTAGTCTTACCTCATCATATAACCCCCCACCCCATCAAAGCAACTGCAACTCAATTGCCTCAAGAAAAGTCCAAAGCTGCTGTGAATCCTAAgattaggtctttttttttcttatatacaactgatcttttagtttttgaggGGGTCAATTTGCAAGAAAGAGGAGTTAATTTCTTAGATAAATATGGTGTCAAGAATTAATAGGTTCTATAGTTTCCTAGTTAGTTTTTGTTGCTTCTAGAAAAATAGATGATGCCACTTACTAAAAACCGCCTAcgattttaagaaaacaaaccgcttttttttttttttttttttaattctaagcATTAAGCCTCTCAATTCTGCTTCCTGTCTGGTTCTTTCTCTTTTGGTctccaaacaaacaaacaaggcaCAAGTGAAATAATTGCACAAAAAAGGGAGAGGAAAGACATGGAACTTTCAAGTCGTGAGGGGGAGATCCCCATTCCATTAAATGCATTTGGCGGGGGTCATGGGCACTTGATCCAATACGATCATGCTGCAACCCACAACCACATCATCTCTTCCACGGCACCCCAAATCCCCTCCAACAATGGCCCTTCCATAACCACAGCAAGTATAGATGATAATCATGTGCCTTACAAGAAAATGGTTAGGTACAGAGAATGCCTCAAGAACCATGCAGCTGCCATGGGAGGCAATGCCACTGATGGGTGTGGTGAGTTCATGCCTAGTGGTGAAGAGGGTAGCATAGAAGCTCTCACTTGCTCAGCCTGCAATTGTCACAGAAACTTTCACAGAAGAGAAATTGAAGGTGAACACACCTCATGTGGAGATTGCTACCATAATAACCCACATTTCAACAGGGTTGGAAGGAAAGTTATTTTAGGCCACCAAACGAGCATTTTAGCTCCTGAAGCTTTAGGGTACCCTACAGCCACTGGTACTCTAGTACCCCCAAGAGCAGCAGCACCCCACCATCAAATGATAATGTCTTACAACATGGGGTCGCTTCCTTCAGAATCTGATGAGCAAGAAGATGGAGGTGGAGTGGTGATGGCCCGGCCTGCACAGTTGATGAAGAAAAGGTATAGAACAAAGTTCACACAGGAACAGAAGGAAAAAATGCTCAACTTTGCAGAGAAAGTTGGGTGGAAGCTACAAAAGCAAGAAGAAACTGTAGTGCAACAGTTCTGCCAGGAGATTGGAATCAAGAGAAGAGTCCTCAAGGTTTGGATGCACAACAACAAGCTCAATCTTGCCAAAAAGAACCCCTCCACcactactatttaaaaaaataaatataaagaagatTAACCCTAAACATTGCCATCTCTCTCTTAATTAGCTACATTTGGTTTAACCCTACTTGTTACTTAAAAGTAATTACTCTGCTACCCTTTTACActatcttctttcctttcttttcttttttttggaccTGTTTCTTGAGTTCTCTTAATATTTACTACTAAGTAATAATTAGATTGGTTGTGTAATATTGTTAAGCAGTTAATTTAGGAAAATTGGGGTTTATTGGAGTTACTGTCTGAGTGTTTTTAGTATGTATAAGTGGATTGCAAAACTTGAGTCTTAAGTTACTAATCTATTTAATGATCTTTTTATCGTAATGCAGTCCATTACATGGATGCAAGAGcttatcaattaattatctCCTTCACCATCTTtattaattctaattatattAAGTATAATGAGATGGTTACACATAGATTTACATAcactttatatttatcaattaattatctCCTTCACCATCTCtattaattctaattatattatagtgAGATGATTACATATAGATttacataaattttatatatcaaatataacataaaattatgcaaacaaatcaaaacaaattataataataaaatatttaattttattaaatctcaTCTAATTAAGATCTTCAATTagtatgaattaattaattctaattgTTTCAcaatattctttaattaatagTCTCCTCCCATGTATGCTAAAAAGATTATCAGGATGGAATATTGATATGGCTGCAGTTATGCTAGCTTaacattcttaaattttttagataatagtGCTAAACATTCTAAATTGTACTTGAAagtacttgtttttttttaaaaaaaataaattgcaatatTGTTTTCATCATATCTT
It encodes the following:
- the LOC18096609 gene encoding zinc-finger homeodomain protein 4, with translation MELSSREGEIPIPLNAFGGGHGHLIQYDHAATHNHIISSTAPQIPSNNGPSITTASIDDNHVPYKKMVRYRECLKNHAAAMGGNATDGCGEFMPSGEEGSIEALTCSACNCHRNFHRREIEGEHTSCGDCYHNNPHFNRVGRKVILGHQTSILAPEALGYPTATGTLVPPRAAAPHHQMIMSYNMGSLPSESDEQEDGGGVVMARPAQLMKKRYRTKFTQEQKEKMLNFAEKVGWKLQKQEETVVQQFCQEIGIKRRVLKVWMHNNKLNLAKKNPSTTTI